The following coding sequences are from one Paenibacillus sp. FSL R5-0912 window:
- a CDS encoding aryl-sulfate sulfotransferase, whose product MGHSTIYPTGATVYKPAKAWSGYTVFQAGDEGVVLIDMSGKEVHLWQGLIGFPAKILPGGYVLGSTGRRDPKFGIQDNVDLVQVDWDGNVVWRYNGYEHIEDPGYEPLWYARQHHDYQREGNPVGYYAPGLNPSANSGTTLILAHKNLHNAEISDKQLLDDTIIEVDWEGNVIWEWAASDHFAELGFDQAARNVLFRDPNTRSFGDLGGGVGDWLHINSASYVGPNKFYDNGDERFHPDNIIWDAREANIIAITDKSSGAIVWRLGPDYSLPDVKHIGWIIGQHHAHIIPKGLPGEGNLLVFDNGGWGGYGLPNPSSPFGQKNALRDHSRVLEINPVTLDIEWQYTSAEAGFSVPTDSYKFYSPYISSAQRLPNGNTLITEGSNGRLFEVTAKHELVWEYISPYTDRRNTNMVYRSYRVPYAWVPQLAKPQENAIGPIDVSSFRVPGAAPKGSDSVVSVATTLPFTEGAACVATAEESSVRRTS is encoded by the coding sequence ATGGGACATTCAACAATTTATCCGACAGGGGCGACGGTATACAAGCCCGCTAAGGCATGGAGCGGCTATACCGTATTTCAGGCAGGCGACGAAGGTGTCGTGCTGATCGATATGAGCGGCAAGGAAGTACATTTGTGGCAAGGGCTGATCGGGTTCCCTGCCAAAATTCTTCCCGGCGGCTACGTACTGGGCAGCACGGGCAGAAGAGATCCCAAATTCGGCATTCAGGATAATGTGGATCTGGTTCAGGTCGATTGGGACGGCAATGTGGTCTGGAGATATAACGGCTACGAGCATATCGAGGACCCGGGTTATGAGCCGCTGTGGTACGCCCGCCAGCATCACGATTATCAGCGGGAGGGTAATCCGGTCGGATACTATGCTCCCGGGCTTAATCCTTCAGCTAACAGCGGAACAACGTTAATTTTAGCCCATAAGAACCTGCATAACGCTGAGATTTCTGACAAACAGCTGCTGGATGACACGATTATTGAAGTGGACTGGGAGGGTAATGTGATCTGGGAGTGGGCGGCCAGTGACCATTTCGCTGAGCTGGGATTTGATCAGGCGGCGCGCAATGTTCTATTCAGAGATCCCAACACCCGCTCCTTCGGAGACCTGGGCGGCGGCGTAGGCGATTGGCTGCATATCAACTCCGCTTCTTACGTAGGGCCGAACAAATTCTATGATAACGGAGACGAGCGTTTCCACCCGGACAACATTATCTGGGATGCCCGCGAGGCGAATATTATCGCCATCACTGACAAGAGCAGCGGAGCCATCGTCTGGCGGCTGGGGCCGGATTATTCGCTGCCTGATGTGAAGCATATTGGCTGGATTATTGGCCAGCATCACGCCCACATCATACCGAAGGGTCTGCCGGGCGAAGGCAATCTGCTCGTATTCGATAACGGCGGCTGGGGCGGATACGGTCTGCCGAATCCCTCTTCGCCTTTTGGACAGAAGAATGCGCTGCGTGACCATTCCCGGGTGCTGGAGATCAATCCGGTAACACTGGATATCGAGTGGCAATATACCTCGGCGGAGGCCGGCTTCTCCGTTCCGACCGATTCCTATAAATTCTACAGTCCGTATATCAGCTCGGCGCAGCGGCTCCCGAACGGCAACACGCTGATTACCGAGGGTTCAAATGGACGTTTGTTCGAGGTGACCGCTAAGCATGAGCTGGTCTGGGAGTATATCTCCCCGTACACTGACCGCAGGAATACGAATATGGTCTACCGTTCCTACCGTGTACCCTATGCCTGGGTGCCGCAACTGGCGAAGCCGCAGGAGAATGCCATCGGGCCAATCGATGTATCCAGCTTCAGAGTGCCTGGAGCCGCGCCGAAGGGATCGGATTCAGTAGTAAGTGTAGCAACAACGCTTCCGTTTACAGAGGGGGCCGCTTGTGTGGCTACTGCGGAAGAGAGCAGCGTTCGGAGAACCAGTTAG